Proteins encoded together in one Cydia pomonella isolate Wapato2018A chromosome 10, ilCydPomo1, whole genome shotgun sequence window:
- the LOC133522378 gene encoding TM2 domain-containing protein CG10795, whose protein sequence is MWQSESAMSTKHFVIVCLLCLCSSTLASDEPNEFVVDCSTLRLGQYICPDPSIDQIDPDTQQFRGCSPGKDVPSEGEAEVFCRAADGIKCEGTSNSTFKRKMPCKWTNGYSLEIALLLSVFLGMFGLDRFYLGYPGIGLAKLCTLGFMFLGQLLDIILIAAQVVGPSDGSAYVIPYYGAGVTVIRSDNETYLLPQTDWHNIT, encoded by the exons ATGTGGCAGTCAGAGTCAGCTATGTCgacaaaacattttgtaataGTCTGTTTACTATGTCTCTGTTCGTCAACTCTGGCTTCGGACGAGCCGAATGAATTCGTGGTTGACTGTAGTACGTTAAGGTTAGGGCAGTACATTTGCCCGGATCCGAGCATAGACCAAATAGATCCGGATACGCAGCAGTTTAGAGGCTGTTCTCCAGGAAAAGATGTGCCTTCGGAGGGGGAGGCAGAAG TGTTCTGCAGAGCAGCTGATGGAATAAAATGCGAAGGAACCTCAAATTCCACTTTCAAAAGAAAAATGCCATGCAAATGGACAAATGGATACTCATTAGAGATAGCGCTGCTGCTGTCTGTTTTCCTGGGGATGTTCGGATTGGACCGGTTCTATCTTGGCTATCCGGGCATTGGGCTGGCAAAGTTGTGCACATTGGGGTTCATGTTCTTGGGCCAGTTGTTGGACATTATTTTGATAGCTGCACAG GTTGTAGGCCCTTCAGACGGCTCAGCCTACGTCATCCCCTACTACGGAGCCGGCGTCACAGTCATCCGCAGTGACAACGAGACCTACCTCCTACCGCAGACGGACTGGCACAATATCACTTGA
- the LOC133522371 gene encoding evolutionarily conserved signaling intermediate in Toll pathway, mitochondrial, with protein MATKMLRNILRTKPPNILFRRWEGTEKKIVVYDPFVNKPQKNKETYLEVIKMFEDRDTRRRGHVEFIYAALGRMKEFGVQKDLEVYKALVEVLPKGKFIAENIFQAEFMHYPKQQQCAVDLLEQMEDNGVMPDSELEQILLNTFGRRGIPLRKFWRMLYWMPKFKNLSPWYLPDELPGDVMELAKLAIQRITSVDPDTRVEVWQTEEIEASLDKTWIVSAQSDAQKILLAEQPEDEPLIVRGPYKVCIRDQFVTYFLLLGKIRPDVKDDSDPDDVSNLKKPSGIPGFIGQTTLPSNRCIVHEQDDGTILSVCATGTSSRDSLLSWIRLLEKNGNPLLSSIPVIFTLTAPPNDLTVPETQPATGNEQDKMASTS; from the exons ATGGCTACAAAGATGTTGAGAAACATTTTGCGAACTAAGCCGCCAAACATTTTGTTTAGGCGTTGGGAGGGTACAGAAAAGAAGATCGTTGTCTATGACCCATTTGTAAATAAGCCACAGAAGAATAAGGAGACGTATTTGGAAGTGATAAAGATGTTCGAAGACCGGGACACTCGGCGGCGGGGGCACGTCGAGTTTATCTATGCAGCTTTAGGGAGAATGAAGGAGTTTGGAGTGCAGAAAGATCTGGAAGTGTATAAAGCGCTAGTGGAAGTGCTGCCAAAGGGAAAGTTTATAGCTGAGAATATATTTCAAGCGGAGTTCATGCATTATCCGAAGCAGCAGCAGTGTGCTGTTGATTTGCTTGAACAAATGGAAGATAACG GTGTCATGCCCGACTCGGAACTGGAACAAATACTCCTGAATACCTTCGGTCGGAGAGGCATACCACTCAGAAAGTTCTGGCGCATGCTGTACTGGATGCCTAAGTTTAAGAACCTAAGTCCATGGTACTTGCCGGATGAGCTGCCGGGAGATGTAATGGAGCTGGCAAAACTTGCTATACAGAGGATAACATCAGTTGATCCTGATACTAGAGTTGAAGTTTGGCAG ACAGAAGAAATAGAAGCATCCCTAGACAAAACCTGGATAGTCAGTGCCCAGAGCGACGCACAGAAGATCCTACTCGCAGAGCAGCCAGAAGACGAACCTTTAATTGTGAGAGGTCCCTATAAAGTTTGCATTCGGGACCAGTTTGTCACATATTTCCTGTTGCTGGGAAAGATCAGGCCGGATGTTAAGGATGACAGTGATCCTGATG ATGTTTCAAATCTCAAAAAGCCTTCAGGCATACCTGGTTTCATTGGACAAACGACATTACCGTCAAACAGATGTATAGTGCATGAACAAGATGATGGAACTATACTCTCTGTGTGTGCTACAG GAACATCTTCACGGGACTCCCTACTTTCCTGGATAAGATTATTAGAAAAGAATGGCAATCCTCTCCTGTCCAGCATACCAGTAATTTTCACACTCACAGCGCCGCCCAACGACCTTACGGTACCTGAGACGCAACCAGCGACTGGGAACGAACAGGATAAGATGGCGAGCACAAgctag